A window from Natronorubrum aibiense encodes these proteins:
- a CDS encoding HalOD1 output domain-containing protein, producing MNDSHSTGIRDSHYYYEACILIMSARFSIRRTEKGGSATVEVAEAVAAVRNTSPEKLSPLYYTVGSDALDALVESGDGIIVCFEYEGFEVLVKPDEIHLEER from the coding sequence GTGAATGATTCCCATAGTACAGGAATCAGGGACTCACATTATTACTACGAAGCATGTATTTTAATTATGAGTGCAAGGTTTTCGATTCGTAGAACTGAAAAAGGCGGATCCGCTACGGTGGAAGTAGCAGAAGCCGTGGCAGCGGTTCGGAATACCTCTCCCGAGAAGCTCTCGCCGCTGTACTATACAGTAGGTTCAGATGCTCTTGACGCTCTCGTTGAGAGCGGGGACGGTATAATTGTCTGCTTCGAGTACGAGGGGTTCGAGGTCCTCGTGAAACCGGACGAAATTCATCTCGAAGAACGATAA
- a CDS encoding IS5 family transposase produces MKRDGFVVHTKTSRFTEKVVSLAQKAVVGTPAPAYRPGEEGYADWVILAVQGLKEYLGHPYRKLMDVLREMPRVTKSLGLRPETVPHFSTVCTRKQAIPMKRWRAILDQSVELYDLGDVQAIDATGVDRVQASQHYAKRTDYTFEAVKTTLLIDCETSAILDIHCSMKQPHDTQVGWQVLVRNLDDLTTVAADKGYDWEEIRTRLRAESITPLIPQRDPGMRGWARNLLIKDRAYHQRSNAESVFFGLRRRYGDTLWSRTWFGQFRELVMKSAVRNIERAIEDLHP; encoded by the coding sequence GTGAAGCGGGACGGGTTCGTTGTGCACACGAAGACCTCCCGCTTCACAGAGAAGGTTGTATCGCTCGCTCAAAAAGCCGTCGTTGGAACGCCAGCACCGGCCTACCGTCCGGGAGAAGAAGGCTACGCTGACTGGGTGATTCTCGCCGTTCAGGGATTGAAAGAGTATCTCGGCCATCCGTACCGGAAGCTGATGGACGTCCTCCGCGAGATGCCGAGAGTGACAAAATCACTCGGATTGAGGCCTGAAACGGTTCCACACTTCTCGACGGTGTGTACGCGAAAGCAGGCAATTCCGATGAAGCGGTGGCGAGCGATCCTTGATCAGTCCGTCGAGCTGTATGATCTCGGTGATGTGCAGGCGATCGACGCAACCGGTGTCGATCGCGTCCAGGCCAGCCAGCACTACGCAAAACGGACGGACTATACGTTTGAGGCGGTGAAGACGACGCTGCTTATCGATTGTGAAACCAGTGCGATTCTCGATATACACTGCTCGATGAAACAACCGCACGATACACAGGTCGGCTGGCAGGTGTTAGTGCGGAATCTCGACGATTTGACGACTGTCGCTGCCGATAAGGGCTACGACTGGGAGGAGATTCGTACGAGGTTGCGTGCGGAAAGTATCACGCCGCTGATTCCGCAGCGAGATCCTGGAATGCGGGGGTGGGCGAGAAATTTGCTCATCAAGGATCGGGCGTATCACCAGCGGTCGAACGCTGAATCGGTGTTTTTCGGTCTCCGGCGCAGATACGGCGATACGCTCTGGTCGAGAACCTGGTTCGGTCAATTCCGTGAACTTGTCATGAAATCCGCCGTCCGCAACATCGAACGCGCAATAGAGGACTTACACCCGTGA